A genome region from Pan paniscus chromosome 17, NHGRI_mPanPan1-v2.0_pri, whole genome shotgun sequence includes the following:
- the LOC130540987 gene encoding uncharacterized protein LOC130540987 has product MLRSRCIYSFRVWRVWGLAVASCPLRSAYRDAGTIGLEVPVGAQEPRNGRRPCSDRAPGLAASCSPALPAQLLGEAAPPTHPNHMSTGIQRPRSPWRPGERRQGVPEKEEGRAQAAAFLLCLLCQQLSPSTGRSLGRTEGCHKELLSRSKGIEGWSDMIYDLPNP; this is encoded by the exons atgCTTCGTTCTCGCTGCATTTACAGTTTCCGTGTCTGGAGAGTGTGGGGGCTCGCAGTCGCTTCCTGTCCTCTAAGGTCTGCATACAGAGATGCTGGAACTATTGGTTTGGAGGTGCCCGTTGGAGCCCAGGAACCAAGGAACGGGAGGCGCCCCTGCTCTGATCGTGCGCCTGGCTTGGCTGCCTCCTGCAGCCCAGCGCTACCTGCACAGCTTCTAGGAGAGGCTGCGCCTCCCACGCATCCTAATCAC ATGTCTACAGGAATTCAGAGGCCAAGGAGCCCATGGAGGCCTGGAGAGAGGAGGCAGGGTGTCCCGGAGAAGGAGGAGGGCAGAG CACAAGCTGCTGCGTTTCTACTCTGCCTCCTGTGTCAGCAACTCTCCCCATCCACAGGAAGGAGTCTGGGCAGAACTGAAG GTTGTCACAAGGAGCTGCTAAGCAGATCAAAAGGCATTGAAGGATGGAGTGACATGATATATGACCTGCCCAATCCTTGA